From Citricoccus sp. SGAir0253, a single genomic window includes:
- a CDS encoding Eco57I restriction-modification methylase domain-containing protein, producing MQGDWTTYAEVFTRRWVVETILDLIGYNPDDDLGGKVIVEPSVGSGAFLVSIVKRLLTSAEKHGRPVESLSGALKGYDLQEESVERSREAIRPLLTNVGITGASAEALLAEWVQVADFLLTEDIPAADFVVGNPPYIRLEDIPPEVSAAYRLRWPTMQGRADIYVGFYERALSLLNEGGRLGYICADRWMRNQYGARLRALVAKDFAVESVWIMHDVDAFESQVSAYPAITVIRRGSQSEVVVADTTFSFGAGSAAELAAWTLTGDGLTLNGRGFEAYRLEGWFPGDEMWAAGSPALIALMEHLNEHFYPLQDASTGTKVSIGVASGADKVYVVKSADVEEDRLLPLAMVGDLRQTGDFEWGGNYLVNPWTEEGQLVDLERYPRLRAYYEAAPKLHERHVAKKNRSNWYRTIDKVHHSLTAKPKLLIQDMRASINPVLEPGGHYPHHNLYYITSESWDMEVLGGILLSRVGQAFIQAYAVRMRGGTLRFQAQYLKKIRVPRPSDLDADVSDRLRAAFRSRDEEAATDAAAEAYGIDLSMYGLAKKEMLCAG from the coding sequence GTGCAAGGTGACTGGACAACATACGCCGAAGTATTCACGCGTCGATGGGTCGTTGAAACGATCCTAGACCTGATCGGCTACAACCCTGATGACGATCTCGGCGGCAAGGTCATCGTTGAACCCTCCGTGGGCTCTGGTGCCTTTCTGGTTTCGATCGTCAAGCGTCTATTGACGAGCGCAGAGAAACACGGGCGGCCTGTTGAGTCGCTCTCGGGGGCGCTTAAGGGATATGACCTTCAGGAGGAGAGTGTCGAGCGCTCCCGCGAGGCCATCCGGCCATTGTTGACGAACGTCGGCATAACGGGTGCTTCCGCTGAAGCTCTCTTGGCGGAGTGGGTGCAGGTCGCCGACTTCTTGCTGACGGAGGACATCCCTGCCGCTGACTTCGTCGTGGGTAACCCACCCTATATTCGGCTGGAGGATATTCCCCCCGAGGTGAGCGCCGCCTACAGGCTCCGCTGGCCGACGATGCAGGGTCGCGCCGACATTTATGTCGGGTTCTACGAGAGGGCACTCAGCCTCCTGAATGAAGGTGGACGCCTCGGCTACATTTGTGCGGACCGTTGGATGCGGAATCAGTACGGCGCCAGGCTCCGAGCCCTCGTGGCAAAAGACTTCGCAGTCGAATCGGTCTGGATCATGCACGATGTGGATGCTTTCGAGTCGCAGGTCAGTGCCTATCCCGCGATTACCGTCATTCGACGAGGAAGCCAGAGTGAAGTCGTCGTCGCTGATACGACGTTTTCATTCGGAGCAGGGTCTGCAGCTGAACTCGCGGCATGGACGTTGACCGGAGATGGGCTGACCTTGAACGGCCGAGGTTTTGAAGCGTATCGGCTGGAAGGTTGGTTCCCAGGGGATGAGATGTGGGCCGCGGGCAGTCCGGCCCTCATTGCGCTCATGGAGCATTTGAACGAGCATTTCTACCCGCTTCAGGACGCTAGTACAGGGACAAAGGTGTCTATCGGGGTCGCCTCCGGTGCCGACAAGGTTTATGTCGTCAAGTCGGCCGACGTGGAGGAGGACCGACTCCTCCCTCTGGCGATGGTCGGCGATCTTCGGCAGACCGGTGATTTCGAGTGGGGCGGAAACTATCTCGTGAATCCGTGGACCGAGGAGGGGCAGCTTGTAGACCTCGAGAGGTACCCCCGACTCCGGGCTTACTACGAGGCGGCTCCAAAGCTCCATGAACGCCACGTTGCCAAGAAGAACCGGAGCAACTGGTACCGCACCATCGACAAAGTCCACCATTCGTTGACAGCGAAGCCGAAGCTTCTCATTCAAGACATGCGAGCTAGCATCAATCCGGTCCTAGAGCCCGGCGGCCACTACCCCCATCACAACCTCTACTACATCACTTCGGAATCTTGGGACATGGAGGTGCTCGGGGGGATTCTCCTGAGCCGTGTTGGTCAGGCGTTCATTCAGGCATATGCCGTGAGGATGCGTGGCGGCACACTGCGGTTCCAGGCGCAATATCTGAAGAAGATTCGGGTACCGCGCCCTAGCGATCTAGACGCGGATGTGTCGGACCGCCTTCGCGCCGCATTCCGAAGCCGGGACGAAGAAGCGGCAACGGACGCCGCTGCGGAGGCTTACGGCATAGACCTATCCATGTACGGACTGGCGAAGAAGGAGATGCTCTGTGCTGGGTAG
- a CDS encoding TauD/TfdA family dioxygenase encodes MELDKMWNEARRSGWAMGQLPYARRMDLIPYYAGQLGWEAVGTRAGEGPVSVLRPRDQAEARAETMSAVYGLDAQPLHVDGSHMIRPPEVIILVSEEPNGTPTRIWKPEPQGLDWDAARHGVFTVGAGKSAFLAPALEPDGWRYDPVIMKPADERARQVADHLNSEPNLKATEVPWDEENSVLVVANRLVMHGRAAVSESDRGRKLVRMAFNIRSAK; translated from the coding sequence ATGGAGCTCGACAAGATGTGGAACGAGGCAAGAAGATCGGGCTGGGCTATGGGGCAGCTACCGTATGCCCGTCGGATGGACCTGATTCCCTACTATGCCGGACAACTGGGCTGGGAAGCCGTTGGTACGCGCGCCGGAGAAGGGCCGGTGTCAGTATTGCGTCCTAGGGATCAGGCCGAGGCGCGTGCAGAGACGATGAGTGCCGTGTATGGCCTCGATGCACAGCCGCTGCATGTCGATGGTTCCCATATGATTCGACCGCCGGAGGTCATCATCCTCGTTTCAGAGGAGCCCAACGGGACCCCCACCCGCATCTGGAAACCGGAACCGCAAGGATTGGACTGGGACGCAGCTCGCCACGGGGTCTTCACTGTGGGGGCCGGTAAATCGGCCTTCCTGGCACCGGCTCTGGAACCGGACGGCTGGCGGTATGACCCTGTGATCATGAAGCCTGCGGACGAAAGAGCACGACAAGTCGCTGACCATCTCAACTCCGAGCCAAATCTCAAGGCCACAGAGGTGCCTTGGGATGAAGAGAATAGCGTCCTTGTTGTGGCCAATCGTTTAGTCATGCATGGTAGGGCTGCGGTCTCGGAGAGTGACCGAGGAAGGAAGCTCGTCCGCATGGCATTCAACATCAGGAGCGCCAAATGA
- a CDS encoding SRPBCC family protein: MGFWKTSGFGIDDETLEVAADIDIGAPRQAVWDLIKPAENAHLLDPEVTRAFRAEGTPTGTGEIQVFIYNSDGEEHVSAVEVIDEVPGEYAITRSFGGTVSALGGYFLTDTATGTRLEKRVKFVPPPNMGWIRRPDMKQCARGINVYLKRVKAFMEGPAEPGAGGMRTWNNL, encoded by the coding sequence ATGGGCTTCTGGAAGACATCTGGGTTCGGCATAGATGACGAGACCTTGGAGGTGGCGGCGGACATTGATATCGGCGCACCGAGACAAGCCGTGTGGGACCTCATCAAGCCTGCCGAAAATGCACACTTGCTCGACCCTGAGGTTACGAGAGCCTTCCGCGCCGAGGGAACTCCAACGGGCACGGGGGAGATCCAAGTCTTCATCTATAACAGCGACGGCGAAGAACATGTCAGCGCCGTGGAAGTGATTGACGAAGTCCCAGGTGAGTACGCCATCACTCGTAGCTTCGGCGGAACAGTGTCGGCTTTAGGCGGCTATTTCCTGACGGACACCGCCACAGGCACTCGTCTGGAGAAGCGGGTCAAGTTCGTCCCCCCGCCAAACATGGGGTGGATAAGGCGTCCGGATATGAAGCAGTGCGCCCGCGGAATAAACGTGTACCTGAAGCGCGTGAAGGCTTTCATGGAGGGTCCTGCAGAGCCGGGGGCCGGGGGTATGCGGACTTGGAATAACCTCTAG
- a CDS encoding sigma factor: MTTTEVDLDDLRPLVAAMVRQYGGPAHDIDDLLQDTWLSLQRVTFDPARGDWPTLCRVVARRRVHDYYRRTASHGAQCNGGKAESLEALTAVRGDSAVGGHVDDDTRRVEAADELRQVFGVLHLVQDTLGINRDRVEHFLRLHLIYDGDTTAASTALGVSAHVLRASSRDVIAFAQVIRAALEAPEDGSSIVATVASVPGTIGRHAPAYLGAAREAGGVTAVDAHALATVTGTRFNTVRQYWARVRDLARVAAWTFDHQGRPATDRHQLFPGGL; encoded by the coding sequence ATGACCACAACCGAAGTAGACCTCGACGACCTCCGACCCCTCGTCGCGGCCATGGTCCGCCAGTACGGCGGCCCCGCCCACGACATCGATGACCTGCTGCAGGACACGTGGCTTTCCCTGCAGCGAGTGACGTTCGACCCGGCCCGGGGGGACTGGCCCACGCTGTGCCGAGTCGTGGCCCGGCGCCGCGTCCATGACTACTACCGGCGGACGGCCAGCCACGGCGCCCAGTGCAACGGTGGCAAGGCAGAGAGCCTGGAGGCCCTCACCGCGGTTCGAGGGGACTCGGCCGTGGGCGGCCACGTGGACGACGACACGCGGCGCGTAGAGGCCGCCGACGAGCTCCGGCAGGTGTTCGGGGTGCTGCACCTCGTCCAGGACACACTCGGCATAAACAGAGACCGTGTGGAGCACTTCCTGCGCCTGCACCTGATCTACGACGGGGACACCACCGCGGCCAGCACGGCTCTCGGCGTTTCGGCCCATGTCCTCCGGGCGTCCTCCCGGGACGTCATCGCCTTCGCGCAGGTCATCCGCGCTGCCCTGGAGGCCCCCGAGGATGGCTCGTCGATCGTGGCGACGGTGGCCAGCGTGCCCGGCACCATTGGCCGCCACGCGCCCGCTTACCTCGGTGCGGCACGGGAGGCCGGGGGCGTCACCGCCGTGGACGCGCACGCCCTCGCCACCGTGACCGGTACGCGGTTCAACACGGTCCGCCAGTACTGGGCACGGGTTCGGGACCTCGCTCGGGTCGCGGCGTGGACCTTCGACCACCAAGGACGGCCCGCCACCGACCGACACCAGCTCTTCCCCGGAGGGCTGTGA
- a CDS encoding AlpA family transcriptional regulator, with translation MEDEKLYKPGPTAEYLGSTVNTLAYWRYVGQGPAFIKIGRNVSYRGSDVKAWLRAQTRTRTGESASA, from the coding sequence ATGGAAGACGAGAAGCTCTACAAGCCGGGCCCCACAGCGGAGTATTTGGGGAGCACGGTGAACACCTTGGCTTACTGGCGATACGTGGGGCAGGGTCCAGCCTTCATCAAGATCGGCCGCAATGTGAGCTACCGGGGGAGTGACGTGAAGGCGTGGCTCAGGGCTCAAACCCGAACCAGGACGGGGGAGAGCGCCAGTGCCTGA